The window TGCAAATCTCGCCGTACGCGATTTCGGAGCTATCAAGGACTCACTGGACAAGGTGGATATAGCGCAACTGGATCGCGACTGGTACGGTTTGGTATTTCCTCGAGATATAGGCGATTACTACTTCCGCAAGGCTATTGCGCATCGATTCTCCGGGACCCGCGCCGAGGAACTGGCTGCCTGGAGTCGGCTGCTTGAAGTCACGCTTGGCGATCTCCCATCTGAGGAACGTGAGACGGACCGGCTACGCGTTACGGAAATGCGGGCGCTGCTTGGCCTGGCACTGGCTCACGCAGGTCTGGGAGAGAAGGAGTTAGCACTTCGCGAGCTGACTACGATTCGACAGAAGACCCGTCACGACGTACATGCCGTCGCATCTCGCCGAATGTACATCGCGTTAGCCTATACCTTGCTTGACGAAAGAGACGAGGCTATCAGCCTGCTAGACGAGGACATTGGCGGAACAGGCCTGACGACCGTCCACTGGCTGGCTATGCCGTTCTGGGATTCGTTGCGCGACGAACCCGGATTTCAGGCGCTTCTTCAGAAATACGAGGCCTCATGATCGGCAAGATAATTTCGCACTTTAAGGTTGTTGAGAAGCTGGGCGGCGGCGGAATGGGCGTGGTATATCTCGCCGAGGATACGCGCCTGAAGCGCACCGTAGCACTCAAATTCCTTCCTCCTCACCTGAGCACGGACGAGGAAGCAAAGCAGCGCTTCGCGCAGGAGGCTCAATCGGCCTCAGCTCTCAATCACGCGAATATCTGTGCGATCCACGACATCGGCGAGACGGATGACGGCCAGATGTTCATCGCAATGGCTCACTACGAGGGCGAGACGCTGGGCAAGAAGCTCGAAGCCGGTGCCATGCCGGAATCTATGGCATGCGACATCGCTCGTCAGGTAGCAGATGGTCTGGCAGCCGCGCACGAGAAAGGCATCGTTCACCGAGATATCAAGCCAGCCAATATCCTGATCACGGATCGCGGGCGCGCGATGATCCTCGACTTCGGTCTGGCAAAGCTGGCAGGATCGCTCGATCTCACGAAGTCCGGCAGCACACTTGGCACCGCCTACTACATGTCACCCGAGCAGATTCGGAGCGAGGAGGTTGACGGGCGGACCGATATCTGGAGCCTCGGAGTAGTCCTCTACGAAATGCTCACAGGCGAGAAGCCATTTGTCGGCGACTACGAACAGGCCATCAGCTACGCCATCTTGAATAGTGAGCCGACGCCGATTTTGGACTCCTCGGAGTCTGTCTACAGCGTGGTGGGGCGCTGCCTGGCGAAGAATCCGGACGATCGGTATCAGAATTGTCATGAACTTGTCAGCGACCTGAAAGCGGATGATTCCCCACCATCTCAGGTAACGAAGCCGTCGCGTGTTTCGCCGCCGCGTCGCCGCATGAGCAAGGGCCTTCTGATCGGGGGAATTACAGTCATTGTCATAGCTGCAGGTGTGGCAGCGTTTCTCGCCCTGAGTCCGTCGGGTGGACCGGAAATGGTACTCGGTAAATCCTACCCGCTCGCAACGACGAGAGCGCTGGAAGATTCGCCGGCCTGGTCGCCGAGCGGTGACAGGATTGCCTATCACTCTCGTGCATCCGGAAACTCGGACATCTGGGTCGTCCCCATTGGCGGCGGCGCCCCGGTGAATGTGACTGAAGACTCGGAGGCTTTTGACATCTATCCAGCGTGGTCACCGGACGGTGCCCGTCTCGCATTCCTCTCAGGTCGAGGTGGCGGAGGCCTTTTTGTCATGCCGATGCCGCCGGCGCAAGCCCGCCGCATCGCAGAGTTTCCGATAACCCTGAGTCGGCCGGTGTGGTCCGTAGATGGCGCGGCGCTGTTCTACACGGTGGGCGACTCGCTCAAGAGAGTTGACGTTACGTCCGGAATAACGGAGACCACGCTTCTCGCAGGCACCAGCCAATCGAGATGGGATCTATCGTTATCTCCGGACGGGCGCTTCCTCGCCTACGTCGACGCGATTGCGCGAGAATCCGAATCAGATCGGATGTGGATAATGGATATGTCTAGCGGCTCGGCTGTGCCGATCACCACGCGACATGGGGCATACCGGAGTCCATTCTGGG of the Rhodothermales bacterium genome contains:
- a CDS encoding serine/threonine-protein kinase, which encodes MIGKIISHFKVVEKLGGGGMGVVYLAEDTRLKRTVALKFLPPHLSTDEEAKQRFAQEAQSASALNHANICAIHDIGETDDGQMFIAMAHYEGETLGKKLEAGAMPESMACDIARQVADGLAAAHEKGIVHRDIKPANILITDRGRAMILDFGLAKLAGSLDLTKSGSTLGTAYYMSPEQIRSEEVDGRTDIWSLGVVLYEMLTGEKPFVGDYEQAISYAILNSEPTPILDSSESVYSVVGRCLAKNPDDRYQNCHELVSDLKADDSPPSQVTKPSRVSPPRRRMSKGLLIGGITVIVIAAGVAAFLALSPSGGPEMVLGKSYPLATTRALEDSPAWSPSGDRIAYHSRASGNSDIWVVPIGGGAPVNVTEDSEAFDIYPAWSPDGARLAFLSGRGGGGLFVMPMPPAQARRIAEFPITLSRPVWSVDGAALFYTVGDSLKRVDVTSGITETTLLAGTSQSRWDLSLSPDGRFLAYVDAIARESESDRMWIMDMSSGSAVPITTRHGAYRSPFWDPNGRVLFFVSNLGGITDIWKQTLSTSGQPAGEPTRVTNGIGIRDVSAATSGTAMAFSKGHRIGTQNLWKIPILKDRLATWDDAEKLTDDSALIEWSDLSADGKRLIFSSDRLGNQDLWLKNLETGEMTQLTTDPENEWAPRWSPDESEIVFYSDRSGNRDIFVLSVESGFIRRVTDRPTEELQPDWSPDGREIWYYSVESGVPTVFSVPSEGGMPREHFSGALPRWSPAGNLMYSSNLAGTWLTNADGSSRLVGDRIICGAWTADGQKPICTSGRDIVELSLDGSTRRLTDLSGAQGRLGRSYSFSSAKDFVVFSWDEEVSDVWVMETEYE